A single region of the Vagococcus teuberi genome encodes:
- a CDS encoding alpha/beta hydrolase encodes MRISKQFILLMGILILILSGCRLNNSVKPLSSEEKAVDVAYSDVPTIFLHGAGGGKHSLGGMLNRFTNQEVAQKSLVLTVSKDGIVSEKKALKDGHFSKDNPMVQVLFEDNRNNEWEQAAWIKAVLVFLQENYQVKTVNLVGHSMGGISEFRYLLQDGTNATLPKVNKFVAIGSPFNEFLDTFDSQSLDDLLIAGPSQRSERFILYENELDGMPKDVDVLLIAGKLSENDLSDKVVPLSSALSVNMMLMNNGNNVEHVIITGADHSGLHENKEVDEKVSHFLWYKN; translated from the coding sequence TTGCGTATTTCAAAGCAGTTTATTTTGTTAATGGGTATACTTATCTTGATATTATCAGGTTGTCGACTCAATAATTCAGTGAAACCTTTGTCTTCGGAAGAAAAGGCAGTAGATGTTGCATACTCTGATGTCCCTACTATATTTCTACATGGTGCTGGCGGTGGAAAGCACTCTTTAGGTGGCATGTTGAACCGTTTTACTAATCAAGAAGTGGCACAAAAATCATTAGTATTAACTGTGTCAAAAGATGGCATTGTAAGTGAGAAAAAAGCATTGAAGGATGGTCATTTCTCTAAAGACAATCCGATGGTTCAAGTATTATTTGAAGACAATCGAAATAATGAGTGGGAACAAGCTGCTTGGATAAAAGCTGTTTTAGTGTTTCTCCAAGAAAACTATCAAGTGAAAACAGTCAATCTAGTTGGTCATTCAATGGGTGGCATCAGTGAATTCAGGTATTTATTACAAGATGGCACAAACGCAACACTTCCTAAAGTAAATAAATTTGTTGCTATAGGTTCACCATTTAATGAGTTTTTAGATACGTTTGATAGTCAAAGTCTAGATGATTTACTAATAGCAGGACCTAGTCAAAGAAGTGAGCGTTTTATTCTGTATGAAAATGAGTTAGATGGTATGCCAAAAGACGTGGACGTGTTATTAATTGCTGGTAAATTATCTGAAAATGATTTGAGCGATAAAGTAGTCCCGTTGAGTAGTGCCTTGTCCGTTAACATGATGTTAATGAATAATGGAAATAATGTGGAGCATGTCATCATTACAGGTGCCGACCATAGTGGCTTACATGAAAACAAAGAAGTCGATGAAAAAGTGAGTCATTTTTTATGGTATAAAAATTAA
- the nusG gene encoding transcription termination/antitermination protein NusG — translation MESFERQWYVLHTYSGYENKVKTNIESRAQSMGMEDFIFRVVVPEEEEREIKNGQEKITAKKTFPGYVLVEMIMTDESWYIVRNTPGVTGFVGSHGAGSKPAPLLPEEVTHILGKLGMSKRVTDLDVELGETVTITEGAFSGLTGEITEIDLEKQKLKVNIDMFGRETSTELDFDQVDKL, via the coding sequence GTGGAATCGTTTGAAAGACAGTGGTACGTATTACATACATATTCAGGATATGAAAACAAAGTAAAGACAAATATCGAATCTCGTGCACAAAGTATGGGAATGGAAGATTTTATTTTTCGTGTGGTTGTTCCGGAAGAGGAAGAAAGAGAAATAAAGAATGGGCAAGAAAAAATTACAGCCAAAAAAACGTTCCCTGGTTATGTGTTAGTTGAAATGATTATGACAGATGAATCTTGGTATATTGTACGTAATACACCGGGAGTGACAGGATTTGTCGGCTCACACGGAGCAGGAAGTAAACCTGCACCATTGTTACCAGAAGAGGTAACACACATACTTGGTAAATTAGGTATGAGTAAACGTGTAACTGACTTAGACGTTGAGTTAGGCGAAACAGTGACGATTACAGAAGGTGCTTTCTCTGGATTAACAGGAGAAATTACAGAAATCGATCTAGAAAAACAAAAACTAAAAGTAAATATTGACATGTTTGGTCGTGAAACAAGTACAGAATTGGACTTTGATCAAGTAGATAAACTGTAA
- the secE gene encoding preprotein translocase subunit SecE encodes MKFLKSVIEEMKLVTWPTRKKLVKDVITVIQSTILFALFFAAVDFLLAKISYLGLKGL; translated from the coding sequence ATGAAATTCTTAAAAAGTGTTATTGAAGAGATGAAACTTGTAACATGGCCAACACGTAAAAAATTAGTTAAAGATGTGATTACTGTCATCCAATCAACTATTTTATTTGCGTTATTCTTTGCAGCAGTTGACTTTTTATTAGCGAAAATTTCTTACTTAGGTCTTAAAGGTCTGTAG
- the rpmG gene encoding 50S ribosomal protein L33 — translation MAQKKSALACTVCGSRNYSKAVSDSQRTERLEVKKFCKYCKKHTVHKETK, via the coding sequence TTGGCTCAAAAAAAATCAGCACTTGCCTGTACCGTATGTGGTTCGCGTAATTACTCAAAAGCAGTTAGTGATTCACAACGTACAGAGCGATTAGAAGTGAAGAAATTCTGTAAGTATTGTAAAAAGCATACAGTACATAAAGAAACAAAATAA
- the cbpA gene encoding cyclic di-AMP binding protein CbpA yields the protein MLIESVCIPKRLLTTVSETCTLEDALNILEESGFRCVPVLDETGKFFRGNIYKMHIYRHKSNGGDMSLPVTHLIKNATKFIHLNSSFFKIFFTIKELPYIAVLDANDQFYGILTHSSLLGILSQSWNVKEGRFALTIASTGRKGDLANMTKVISKYSDIASCITLDVGRDEYIRRTIITLPADTDKETCDLIIKALEKKDFFVAQVEDLQQPLS from the coding sequence ATGTTAATTGAATCAGTCTGTATTCCAAAAAGATTACTAACAACAGTTAGTGAAACTTGTACGCTAGAAGATGCGTTGAATATCTTAGAAGAGTCTGGTTTCCGTTGCGTCCCTGTACTTGACGAAACAGGAAAATTCTTTAGAGGAAATATCTATAAAATGCATATATATCGTCACAAATCAAATGGTGGGGACATGAGTTTACCTGTCACACATTTGATTAAAAATGCGACAAAATTTATTCATTTGAATTCATCTTTCTTCAAAATATTTTTCACAATTAAAGAGTTACCATACATCGCTGTTTTAGATGCAAACGATCAATTTTACGGCATTCTAACACATAGTAGTTTATTAGGTATCTTATCTCAGTCATGGAACGTTAAAGAAGGACGCTTCGCATTAACGATTGCTTCTACTGGTCGCAAAGGTGACTTGGCAAACATGACAAAAGTTATTTCGAAATACTCTGATATTGCAAGTTGTATCACACTTGATGTGGGTCGTGACGAGTACATCCGTCGTACAATTATTACACTACCAGCTGACACAGATAAAGAAACATGTGATTTAATCATCAAAGCACTAGAGAAAAAAGATTTCTTTGTTGCTCAAGTTGAAGATTTACAACAGCCTTTAAGCTAA
- a CDS encoding IS1182 family transposase, producing the protein MYKNYNTKQVTLSLNLDIYLEENDIAFAIDELVESIPVDVFSVFEHRMGTSSYHPKMMLKLILCGYTQSIFSGRKIEAMSKDSIRAMWLTQSQTPNFRTINRFRVNPLVQPILQECFIQFRNQLVSQQLIDEEAIFIDGTKLEANANKYTFVWKKSTQRYEESLREKSKSYYQQLVEEQIIPSICSEDDELNTGNLKQIIDELEMKVSDLSTKIENTSDVQERKELRSERKEPKKALKAFSDFIYRKQKYKEQHDIYNGRNSYSKTDHDATFMRMKDDHMMNGQLKPGYNVQIATNHQYVLAYETFSNPTDFKTMISFLDTIKKSYFDLPKYIVADAGYGSEENYQAILDDFERTPLITYTMYQKEHTKKYKQNPFIPDNWIYNELADTYICPNNREVKFRNYSTRTDKSGFKRQLKIYECESCLNCPVRALCTRAKSSKNRVIQRNGNWEYFKAHVRELLKEDVTGEIYRQRKIDVEPAFGNLKANLAFNRFSVRGKDKISQELGFALMALNLRKLRKNRKDISKKSRKNKHSEMRGFILECLFSVKRLLGQPLIF; encoded by the coding sequence ATGTATAAGAATTATAACACGAAACAGGTTACTTTATCACTGAATTTAGATATTTATTTAGAAGAAAATGATATCGCTTTTGCGATTGATGAGTTAGTAGAAAGCATCCCTGTGGATGTGTTCTCAGTTTTTGAGCATCGAATGGGAACTTCGTCTTATCATCCAAAAATGATGTTGAAGCTTATTCTGTGTGGCTACACTCAATCTATTTTTTCAGGCAGAAAGATAGAAGCTATGTCTAAAGATAGCATTCGTGCCATGTGGTTAACGCAATCACAGACACCTAACTTCAGAACAATTAATCGATTCAGAGTGAACCCACTGGTTCAACCGATACTTCAAGAATGTTTTATTCAATTTAGAAATCAGCTTGTTTCTCAACAATTAATTGATGAAGAAGCTATTTTTATTGATGGAACAAAGTTAGAAGCCAACGCAAATAAATATACCTTCGTTTGGAAAAAGAGTACACAACGTTATGAAGAATCTTTGAGAGAAAAGTCAAAGTCCTATTATCAACAACTTGTAGAAGAGCAAATTATTCCATCTATTTGTTCAGAAGATGATGAGTTAAACACAGGAAATTTAAAACAAATCATTGATGAGTTGGAAATGAAAGTAAGTGATTTAAGCACTAAAATTGAAAATACTTCAGATGTTCAAGAGAGAAAAGAACTTCGTTCTGAGCGTAAAGAGCCTAAAAAAGCATTGAAAGCTTTTTCTGACTTTATCTATAGAAAGCAAAAATATAAAGAACAACATGATATTTATAACGGTAGAAATAGCTACTCTAAAACAGATCATGATGCCACTTTTATGAGAATGAAAGATGACCACATGATGAATGGTCAGTTAAAACCTGGATATAACGTTCAAATTGCAACCAATCATCAATACGTTTTAGCATATGAAACATTTTCAAATCCAACGGATTTTAAAACAATGATTTCCTTCTTAGATACTATCAAGAAATCTTATTTTGACTTACCTAAATACATTGTGGCTGACGCAGGTTATGGTAGTGAAGAAAACTATCAAGCAATTTTAGATGATTTTGAAAGAACTCCATTAATTACTTATACAATGTATCAGAAAGAACACACTAAAAAATATAAACAAAATCCATTCATTCCAGATAACTGGATTTATAATGAATTGGCAGATACTTATATTTGCCCGAATAATCGAGAAGTCAAATTTAGAAATTACTCTACTCGAACGGATAAATCTGGATTCAAAAGACAACTTAAAATATATGAATGTGAGTCTTGTTTAAATTGCCCAGTTAGAGCATTATGTACTCGTGCGAAGAGTAGTAAAAATCGAGTGATTCAAAGAAATGGGAATTGGGAATATTTTAAAGCTCACGTAAGAGAGCTTTTGAAAGAGGATGTCACAGGAGAAATATATCGTCAAAGAAAAATAGATGTTGAACCAGCCTTTGGAAATCTGAAGGCTAATTTGGCATTCAATCGATTCTCTGTAAGAGGAAAAGATAAGATTTCACAGGAGCTGGGATTTGCGTTAATGGCACTAAATTTAAGAAAACTGAGAAAAAATAGGAAGGATATTAGTAAGAAATCACGAAAAAACAAGCATTCTGAAATGAGAGGTTTCATTTTGGAATGCTTGTTTTCTGTAAAGAGACTTTTGGGTCAGCCTCTTATTTTTTAG
- a CDS encoding QueT transporter family protein, giving the protein MEKSVSRSKTTVLVVNGLIAALYVVLTLVVAPIAQGPIQFRVSESLNHLVVFNKKLLWGIFLGVVTFNLLFAEGGMMDVLFGGGQTLLALSITAFSARWIKSEKTRMVINTIAFSVSMILIAIMICIISNQSIGSNFFWATYGSLFLSELIIMSISAPIMYGINKVVHFDKFK; this is encoded by the coding sequence ATGGAAAAATCAGTATCACGATCAAAGACAACCGTATTAGTTGTCAACGGGTTAATTGCAGCGTTATACGTTGTATTAACACTTGTTGTTGCACCTATCGCTCAAGGACCTATTCAATTTAGGGTTTCAGAGAGTCTGAATCATCTTGTAGTATTTAATAAAAAATTATTATGGGGTATATTTTTAGGGGTGGTCACCTTTAATTTACTCTTTGCTGAAGGAGGCATGATGGATGTCTTGTTTGGTGGAGGTCAGACATTACTAGCTCTAAGTATCACAGCATTTTCTGCTAGATGGATTAAGAGTGAGAAAACACGAATGGTTATCAATACGATTGCTTTTTCAGTGAGTATGATATTAATTGCCATTATGATTTGTATTATTTCTAATCAATCAATTGGCTCAAACTTTTTCTGGGCAACATATGGCTCACTATTTTTGAGTGAATTAATCATTATGAGTATTTCAGCGCCCATCATGTATGGGATTAATAAAGTCGTTCACTTTGATAAATTTAAATAA
- a CDS encoding GNAT family N-acetyltransferase has translation MSLIIKRINAITPIHLALLKEADPDEHMINSYISRAFLFECLYNNKIVGILALGKINQDSLEILNISVSDTHQNKGIGSSLLDFADVFAKKNHYVILEVCTGSTSIWQLYFYQKHGFRIISVQPDYFIIHYKKPIYEHGIQLKDRLRLQKKL, from the coding sequence ATGTCATTGATTATCAAAAGAATAAACGCCATTACACCTATACATTTAGCACTTTTGAAAGAAGCAGATCCTGATGAACATATGATTAATTCTTATATTTCTCGTGCTTTTTTGTTCGAATGCCTTTATAATAATAAAATTGTAGGAATTCTTGCGTTGGGAAAAATAAATCAAGATTCACTAGAAATTTTAAATATATCTGTTAGCGACACGCATCAAAATAAAGGAATTGGTTCTAGCCTTCTTGATTTTGCAGATGTGTTTGCTAAAAAGAATCATTATGTCATACTTGAAGTTTGTACAGGTTCTACTAGTATCTGGCAACTTTATTTTTACCAAAAACATGGCTTTCGTATCATCAGTGTGCAGCCTGACTACTTTATCATTCATTATAAAAAACCAATATATGAGCACGGTATTCAGTTAAAAGACCGCCTTCGTCTGCAAAAGAAACTGTGA